One stretch of Sylvia atricapilla isolate bSylAtr1 chromosome 4, bSylAtr1.pri, whole genome shotgun sequence DNA includes these proteins:
- the ABRAXAS1 gene encoding BRCA1-A complex subunit Abraxas 1 isoform X1 — MEGESTSALLSGFVFGALAFQHLSTDSDTEGFLLGDVKGEAKNSITDSQMDDVEVVYTIDIQKHIPCYQLFSFYNSAGELNELALKKILSGCKKSVIGWYKFRRNTDQTMTFRERVLHKNLQSHLSNQGLVFLLLTSSVMTESCSTYRLEHALHRPQEGLFQKVPLVVTNLGMAEQQGYRTVSGSCVSSGFVRAVRQHRSEFFLEDGSLQEVHKINEMYATLQEELKKICITVEVSERSVEKLLAEVSQLKEEIKRKKQRNSSGEDKKHPAEPNENVLLCQALQTFFPNSGLQTCIVSFKGQQISKNCCNIDHHINVMDKLTLMVEERDFTLAETRHLNKRKLRGTSTVSKSFKKSRSLQLHQEPLQDQEDSDQERKLTLSSTETDEDMFEKNRDANEYSHSPTF, encoded by the exons ATGGAGGGCGAGAGCACCTCGGCCCTGCTCTCGGGCTTCGTGTTCGGCGCCCTCGCCTTCCAGCACCTCAGCACCGACTCGGACACG GAAGGTTTTCTCCTTGGAGATGTGAAAGGTGAAGCCAAGAACAGCATTACAGACTCCCAAATGGATGATGTTGAAGTTGTTTATACAATTG ACATACAGAAGCATATTCCATGCTACCAGTTGTTCAG CTTTTATAATTCTGCAGGAGAACTGAATGAACTTGCCTTGAAGAAAATACTCTCAGGCTGTAagaag AGTGTAATAGGATGGTACAAATTCAGACGTAACACAGACCAGACCATGACATTCCGGGAAAGAGTTCTTCATAAAAACCTGCAGTCACACCTATCAAATCAGGGGCTCGTATTCCTCCTTTTAACCTCGAGTGTGATGACAGAAAGTTGCTCTACTTACAGATTGGAACACGCCCTACATCGGCCTCAGGAAGG TCTTTTCCAGAAAGTCCCTTTGGTGGTGACCAACTTGGGCATGGCAGAACAGCAAGGTTACAGAACAGTGTCTGGCTCCTGTGTGTCCTCTGGTTTTGTGAGAGCCGTGAGACAACACAG GTCAGAATTCTTCCTTGAAGATGGGTCCCTACAAGAGGTTCATAAGATAAATGAGATGTATGCCACCTTGCAGGAGGAACTGAAG AAAATATGCATTACAGTAGAAGTCAGTGAACGATCTGTAGAGAAACTCTTAGCAGAGGTGAGCCaattgaaagaagaaataaagaggaaaaaacaacgAAATTCTTCAG gagaagacaaaaaacaCCCAGCAGAGCCAAACGAGAATGTTCTCCTTTGTCAAGCACTGCAAACATTTTTCCCCAATTCTGGACTTCAGACATGCATTGTTTCCTTCAAAGGCCAACAGATATCCAAGAACTGCTGTAACATAGACCACCATATTAATGTCATGGACAAACTGACTCTCATGGTGGAGGAAAGGGACTTCACTTTAGCTGAAACAAGGCATCTAAACAAACGTAAACTCAGGGGCACCTCAACAGTTTCAAAGTCATTCAAGAAATCCAGATCATTGCAGCTTCACCAAGAACCACTTCAAGACCAAGAGGACAGTGACCAGGAAAGGAAGCTTACACTGAGTAGCACTGAAACAGATGAGGATATGtttgaaaaaaacagagatgcCAATGAATACTCCCACTCTCCTACTTTCTGA
- the HELQ gene encoding helicase POLQ-like isoform X1, whose product MAEPKLAVRRKNRSSSERKRSRVPAQPVAASSPVARKRPSCGGEGAPAEAPCTNDSEEDMFGDYDSFYGNDSLMAQVDDIEHRYLQDKNMDVKAAGEIVLGALQSGVHQKEQDNSSASENVVVLKSDKEGACQMRDSDPADGNQELTESILDDLPLSQLLYFEKMDEHSSALRTSPVSKERDERVNSTSDKIRDPLTFSAGAEHRNRPLDSSSCSKSVSFKTESLKDHLKSAMTGNARAQTLQVSKTKQLKEAVLSEEIFVARKVIESSSVDIGPFYGLPSKVKDLFRQLRGIETLYEWQHDCLMLESLQQRKNLIYSLPTGGGKTLVAEIIILQELLCRQKDVLMILPYVAIVQEKVRGLSSFGIELGFLVEEYAGSKGRFPPVKRRVKKSLYIATIEKGHSLVNSLIETERMCDLGLVVVDELHMLGEGSRGAILEITLAKILYTSKKTQIIGMSATLNNVGDLQKFLQAEYYTNNFRPVELKEYIKVQDTIYAVDSKTENGFAFSRLLNFKYSSNLEKADPDHIIALVTEVIPKYSCLIFCPTKKNCENVASMVSKYLKKEFRSHREKEKQDLMKNLKSIGNGSVCPVLKQTIPFGIAYHHSGLTNDERKSIEEAYSSGVLCLLACTATLAAGVNLPARRVILRAPYVGSDFLKKNQYKQMIGRAGRAGIDSAGESILIVQEKDKHLVQGLVHSPLESCYSNLLLELTKGMQSLLLSLVGLKIAVTHEEVDNFMCCTLLGVQQQLVSKEKSLSEIIKDGLENLIEKGLLKGRISDKDHNSNSTLTITPLGKATYKGSIDLAYCNLLYRELKKGLEGLVLESNLHLLYLSTPYDMTSTCSPDWMIYLRQFNQLSAAEQKVAEIVGVPESFITKKASGQAIRKNVDNAVVNRLYLTFVLYALLKETNIWSVSEKFNMSRGYVQNLLSSAASFASCLLHFCEELEEFWVYKALLTELTKKLTYCVKTELIPLMEVAGVLEARAKQLYNAGYKTLAHLANANPETLVRMIEHLSRRQAKQIISSAKMLLSEKAEALQEEVEELLKVPTDIPGTH is encoded by the exons ATGGCGGAGCCCAAGCTCGCCGTGCGGAGGAAGAACCGCTCCAGCTCGGAGCGCAAGCGGAGCCGGGTCCCGGCGCAGCCCGTCGCCGCCAGCTCGCCGGTGGCTCGCAAGAGACCGAGCTGTGGTGGCGAGGGAGCCCCGGCCGAGGCCCCG TGCACGAACGATAGCGAGGAGGATATGTTTGGTGACTATGACAGCTTTTATGGGAACGATTCATTGATGGCTCAAGTGGATGATATTGAGCACAGATACCTGCAGGATAAAAATATGGATGtgaaagcagctggagagatTGTACTTGGGGCCCTCCAGTCAGGAGTTCACCAGAAAGAGCAAGATAActcttctgcttcagaaaatgTGGTTGTCCTTAAAAGTGACAAAGAGGGTGCTTGCCAAATGCGTGACAGTGACCCAGCTGATGGCAATCAAGAATTAACTGAGTCGATTTTAGATGACTTGCCACTGTCACAacttctgtattttgaaaaaatggaTGAACATTCTTCTGCTTTGAGAACATCTCCAGTCTCAAAAGAGAGGGATGAACGTGTGAATTCTACCTCAGACAAAATCAGGGACCCATTGACTTTTTCTGCTGGTGCTGAACACAGGAACAGGCCTCTTGACTCTTCCTCATGTTCCAAGAGTGTTTCATTTAAAACTGAGAGTCTTAAAGACCACCTGAAAAGTGCTATGACTGGAAATGCCAGAGCCCAGACTCTGCAGGTCTCCAAGACCAAACAGCTCAAAGAAGCTGTTTTATCTGAAGAGATTTTTGTGGCCAGGAAAGTCATTGAATCTTCTTCTGTTGATATAGGCCCTTTTTACGGATTACCTAGCAAGGTTAAGGATTTATTCAGACAACTTCGAGGGATTGAAACACTTTATG AGTGGCAGCATGATTGCTTAATGCTAGAATCCCTACAGCAGAGGAAGAATTTGATATACTCGTTACCAACTGGTGGTGGAAAAACTCTTGTAGCTGAAATAATTATTCTCCAAGAACTACTCTGCAGGCAGAAGGATGTCCTGATGATCCTGCCATATGTTGCCATTGTCCAAGAAAAG GTTAGGGGTTTATCGAGTTTTGGGATAGAATTGGGTTTCCTGGTTGAAGAATATGCAGGAAGTAAAGGACGATTTCCACCAGTCAAAAGGAGagtaaaaaaatctctttatattGCTACTATAGAAAAAGGACACAGTCTGGTGAACTCCTTAATCGAAACAGAAAGGATGTGTGACCTCGGCCTGGTTGTGGTTGATGAG CTGCACATGCTCGGGGAGGGAAGTCGTGGAGCAATCCTGGAAATCACTCTGGCGAAAATTCTTTACACCAGTA aaaagacACAGATCATTGGCATGAGTGCAACATTAAATAATGTTGGAGACCTGCAGAAGTTCCTGCAAGCGGAGTACTACACTAATAATTTTAGACCG GTAGAATTGAAGGAATACATAAAGGTACAAGACACCATTTATGCAGTtgacagcaaaacagaaaatggctttgctttttcaCGCCTCCTCAATTTCAAG TATTCTAGTAATCTGGAGAAAGCAGATCCTGACCACATCATTGCACTGGTTACTGAAGTTATTCCTAAATATTCTTGCCTAATCTTTTGTCCCACTAAAAAGAATTGTGAAAATGTGGCTTCAATGGTGAGCAAGTACCTCAAGAA AGAATTTAGATCtcacagggagaaagaaaaacaagatctCATGAAGAACCTAAAGAGTATTGGAAATGGAAGTGTCTGTCCTGTTTTGAAGCAAACAATCCCTTTTGGTATTGCCTATCACCATAGTGGCCTTAcaaatgatgaaagaaaaagcatagaGGAAGCTTATTCTTCAGGTGTCCTGTGTCTGCTTGCTTGCACAGCCACTCTAGCTGCTGGAGTCAACTTGCCAGCTAGAAG GGTGATTCTCAGAGCCCCTTATGTTGGCAGTGACTTCCTGAAGAAGAACCAGTATAAACAAATGATTGGCAGAGCCGGTCGAGCTGGTATTGACAGTGCTGGAGAAAGTATTCTCATAGTgcaagaaaaagacaaacactTG GTTCAGGGTTTAGTTCACAGTCCTTTGGAGAGTTGCTACAGCAATCTTCTGCTGGAGTTGACCAAGGGAATGCAGAGCCTGTTGTTATCTTTGGTTGGACTGAAG ATAGCAGTTACCCATGAGGAAGTGGACAATTTCATGTGCTGTACATTGCTGGgtgttcagcagcagctggtgtcTAAAGAGAAGAGCCTCTCAGAGATAATTAAAGATGGGCTGGAAAATCTAATAGAAAAAGGACTCCTAAAAGGAAGAATATCTGACAAGGACCACAATTCCAATTCTACTCTGACAATCACACCCTTGGGTAAAGCTACATATAAGG GCTCAATAGACCTGGCATACTGCAATCTTCTGTACAGAGAATTAAAGAAGGGTTTGGAGGGACTGGTTCTTGAGAGCAACCTTCATCTCCTGTATCTGTCAACTCCCTATGATATGACTTCTACCTGTAGCCCAGATTGGATGATATACTTGAGACAG ttCAACCAACTAAGTGCAGCAGAGCAAAAAGTAGCAGAAATTGTGGGAGTACCTGAAAGCTTTATTACAAAAAAGGCGTCTGGTCAAGCCATCAGAAAG AATGTGGACAATGCTGTGGTGAACAGGCTCTACCTGACATTTGTCCTCTATGCCCTACTGAAAGAGACCAACATATGGAGTGTTTCAGAGAAATTTAACATGTCCCGGGGATATGTGCAAAATCTCCTCAGTTCTGCAGCCTCCTTTGCATCCTGCCTTCTACATTTCTGTGAG GAATTAGAAGAATTCTGGGTTTATAAAGCCTTGCTGACCGAACTTACCAAGAAGTTAACATACTGTGTTAAGACAGAACTCATCCCTCTGATGGAGGTAGCAGGGGTCCTAGAG GCACGAGCAAAACAGCTTTACAATGCAGGTTACAAAACTTTAGCACACTTGGCTAATGCAAATCCAGAAACTCTGGTGAGGATGATTGAGCACTTATCACGACGTCAGGCCAAACAAATCATTTCATCTGCAAAG ATGCTGCTGAGTGAAAAAGCTGAGGCTTTACAGGAAGAAGTTGAAGAACTCTTAAAAGTGCCGACAGATATCCCAGGGACCCACTGA
- the MRPS18C gene encoding small ribosomal subunit protein bS18m, which yields MAARAVAARRPWQRLIPAAVWARPCRLQHEGQPERSDQPIQMENPYKDPPKKCVLCGINVDYKNVQLLSQFVSPYTGSIYGRHITGLCRKKQREITKAIKRAHVFGFMPVMFKNPQFLTDPKLHNIKYPE from the exons ATGGCGGCGCGGGCCGTGGCGGCGCGGAGGCCCTGGCAGCGCCTGATTCCTG CGGCGGTGTGGGCGCGGCCGTGCCGCCTGCAGCATGAGGGGCAGCCTGAGCGCTCGGACCAG CCCATACAAATGGAGAACCCCTATAAAGACCCTCCAAAGAAATGTGTCTTATGTGGAATAAACGTGGACTATAAGAATGTGCAG CTTCTTTCCCAGTTTGTTTCTCCGTACACTGGCTCCATTTATGGCAGGCATATCACAG GCTTGTGcagaaaaaagcagagggaaattACAAAAGCCATTAAAAGAGCTCATGTATTTG gatttATGCCAGTTATGTTTAAGAACCCACAATTTCTCACAGACCCCAAGCTACATAATATCAAGTATCCAGAGTGA
- the HELQ gene encoding helicase POLQ-like isoform X2, with protein sequence MCDLGLVVVDELHMLGEGSRGAILEITLAKILYTSKKTQIIGMSATLNNVGDLQKFLQAEYYTNNFRPVELKEYIKVQDTIYAVDSKTENGFAFSRLLNFKYSSNLEKADPDHIIALVTEVIPKYSCLIFCPTKKNCENVASMVSKYLKKEFRSHREKEKQDLMKNLKSIGNGSVCPVLKQTIPFGIAYHHSGLTNDERKSIEEAYSSGVLCLLACTATLAAGVNLPARRVILRAPYVGSDFLKKNQYKQMIGRAGRAGIDSAGESILIVQEKDKHLVQGLVHSPLESCYSNLLLELTKGMQSLLLSLVGLKIAVTHEEVDNFMCCTLLGVQQQLVSKEKSLSEIIKDGLENLIEKGLLKGRISDKDHNSNSTLTITPLGKATYKGSIDLAYCNLLYRELKKGLEGLVLESNLHLLYLSTPYDMTSTCSPDWMIYLRQFNQLSAAEQKVAEIVGVPESFITKKASGQAIRKNVDNAVVNRLYLTFVLYALLKETNIWSVSEKFNMSRGYVQNLLSSAASFASCLLHFCEELEEFWVYKALLTELTKKLTYCVKTELIPLMEVAGVLEARAKQLYNAGYKTLAHLANANPETLVRMIEHLSRRQAKQIISSAKMLLSEKAEALQEEVEELLKVPTDIPGTH encoded by the exons ATGTGTGACCTCGGCCTGGTTGTGGTTGATGAG CTGCACATGCTCGGGGAGGGAAGTCGTGGAGCAATCCTGGAAATCACTCTGGCGAAAATTCTTTACACCAGTA aaaagacACAGATCATTGGCATGAGTGCAACATTAAATAATGTTGGAGACCTGCAGAAGTTCCTGCAAGCGGAGTACTACACTAATAATTTTAGACCG GTAGAATTGAAGGAATACATAAAGGTACAAGACACCATTTATGCAGTtgacagcaaaacagaaaatggctttgctttttcaCGCCTCCTCAATTTCAAG TATTCTAGTAATCTGGAGAAAGCAGATCCTGACCACATCATTGCACTGGTTACTGAAGTTATTCCTAAATATTCTTGCCTAATCTTTTGTCCCACTAAAAAGAATTGTGAAAATGTGGCTTCAATGGTGAGCAAGTACCTCAAGAA AGAATTTAGATCtcacagggagaaagaaaaacaagatctCATGAAGAACCTAAAGAGTATTGGAAATGGAAGTGTCTGTCCTGTTTTGAAGCAAACAATCCCTTTTGGTATTGCCTATCACCATAGTGGCCTTAcaaatgatgaaagaaaaagcatagaGGAAGCTTATTCTTCAGGTGTCCTGTGTCTGCTTGCTTGCACAGCCACTCTAGCTGCTGGAGTCAACTTGCCAGCTAGAAG GGTGATTCTCAGAGCCCCTTATGTTGGCAGTGACTTCCTGAAGAAGAACCAGTATAAACAAATGATTGGCAGAGCCGGTCGAGCTGGTATTGACAGTGCTGGAGAAAGTATTCTCATAGTgcaagaaaaagacaaacactTG GTTCAGGGTTTAGTTCACAGTCCTTTGGAGAGTTGCTACAGCAATCTTCTGCTGGAGTTGACCAAGGGAATGCAGAGCCTGTTGTTATCTTTGGTTGGACTGAAG ATAGCAGTTACCCATGAGGAAGTGGACAATTTCATGTGCTGTACATTGCTGGgtgttcagcagcagctggtgtcTAAAGAGAAGAGCCTCTCAGAGATAATTAAAGATGGGCTGGAAAATCTAATAGAAAAAGGACTCCTAAAAGGAAGAATATCTGACAAGGACCACAATTCCAATTCTACTCTGACAATCACACCCTTGGGTAAAGCTACATATAAGG GCTCAATAGACCTGGCATACTGCAATCTTCTGTACAGAGAATTAAAGAAGGGTTTGGAGGGACTGGTTCTTGAGAGCAACCTTCATCTCCTGTATCTGTCAACTCCCTATGATATGACTTCTACCTGTAGCCCAGATTGGATGATATACTTGAGACAG ttCAACCAACTAAGTGCAGCAGAGCAAAAAGTAGCAGAAATTGTGGGAGTACCTGAAAGCTTTATTACAAAAAAGGCGTCTGGTCAAGCCATCAGAAAG AATGTGGACAATGCTGTGGTGAACAGGCTCTACCTGACATTTGTCCTCTATGCCCTACTGAAAGAGACCAACATATGGAGTGTTTCAGAGAAATTTAACATGTCCCGGGGATATGTGCAAAATCTCCTCAGTTCTGCAGCCTCCTTTGCATCCTGCCTTCTACATTTCTGTGAG GAATTAGAAGAATTCTGGGTTTATAAAGCCTTGCTGACCGAACTTACCAAGAAGTTAACATACTGTGTTAAGACAGAACTCATCCCTCTGATGGAGGTAGCAGGGGTCCTAGAG GCACGAGCAAAACAGCTTTACAATGCAGGTTACAAAACTTTAGCACACTTGGCTAATGCAAATCCAGAAACTCTGGTGAGGATGATTGAGCACTTATCACGACGTCAGGCCAAACAAATCATTTCATCTGCAAAG ATGCTGCTGAGTGAAAAAGCTGAGGCTTTACAGGAAGAAGTTGAAGAACTCTTAAAAGTGCCGACAGATATCCCAGGGACCCACTGA
- the HELQ gene encoding helicase POLQ-like isoform X3, with protein sequence MSCTCSGREVVEQSWKSLWRKFFTPVVELKEYIKVQDTIYAVDSKTENGFAFSRLLNFKYSSNLEKADPDHIIALVTEVIPKYSCLIFCPTKKNCENVASMVSKYLKKEFRSHREKEKQDLMKNLKSIGNGSVCPVLKQTIPFGIAYHHSGLTNDERKSIEEAYSSGVLCLLACTATLAAGVNLPARRVILRAPYVGSDFLKKNQYKQMIGRAGRAGIDSAGESILIVQEKDKHLVQGLVHSPLESCYSNLLLELTKGMQSLLLSLVGLKIAVTHEEVDNFMCCTLLGVQQQLVSKEKSLSEIIKDGLENLIEKGLLKGRISDKDHNSNSTLTITPLGKATYKGSIDLAYCNLLYRELKKGLEGLVLESNLHLLYLSTPYDMTSTCSPDWMIYLRQFNQLSAAEQKVAEIVGVPESFITKKASGQAIRKNVDNAVVNRLYLTFVLYALLKETNIWSVSEKFNMSRGYVQNLLSSAASFASCLLHFCEELEEFWVYKALLTELTKKLTYCVKTELIPLMEVAGVLEARAKQLYNAGYKTLAHLANANPETLVRMIEHLSRRQAKQIISSAKMLLSEKAEALQEEVEELLKVPTDIPGTH encoded by the exons ATGAG CTGCACATGCTCGGGGAGGGAAGTCGTGGAGCAATCCTGGAAATCACTCTGGCGAAAATTCTTTACACCAGTA GTAGAATTGAAGGAATACATAAAGGTACAAGACACCATTTATGCAGTtgacagcaaaacagaaaatggctttgctttttcaCGCCTCCTCAATTTCAAG TATTCTAGTAATCTGGAGAAAGCAGATCCTGACCACATCATTGCACTGGTTACTGAAGTTATTCCTAAATATTCTTGCCTAATCTTTTGTCCCACTAAAAAGAATTGTGAAAATGTGGCTTCAATGGTGAGCAAGTACCTCAAGAA AGAATTTAGATCtcacagggagaaagaaaaacaagatctCATGAAGAACCTAAAGAGTATTGGAAATGGAAGTGTCTGTCCTGTTTTGAAGCAAACAATCCCTTTTGGTATTGCCTATCACCATAGTGGCCTTAcaaatgatgaaagaaaaagcatagaGGAAGCTTATTCTTCAGGTGTCCTGTGTCTGCTTGCTTGCACAGCCACTCTAGCTGCTGGAGTCAACTTGCCAGCTAGAAG GGTGATTCTCAGAGCCCCTTATGTTGGCAGTGACTTCCTGAAGAAGAACCAGTATAAACAAATGATTGGCAGAGCCGGTCGAGCTGGTATTGACAGTGCTGGAGAAAGTATTCTCATAGTgcaagaaaaagacaaacactTG GTTCAGGGTTTAGTTCACAGTCCTTTGGAGAGTTGCTACAGCAATCTTCTGCTGGAGTTGACCAAGGGAATGCAGAGCCTGTTGTTATCTTTGGTTGGACTGAAG ATAGCAGTTACCCATGAGGAAGTGGACAATTTCATGTGCTGTACATTGCTGGgtgttcagcagcagctggtgtcTAAAGAGAAGAGCCTCTCAGAGATAATTAAAGATGGGCTGGAAAATCTAATAGAAAAAGGACTCCTAAAAGGAAGAATATCTGACAAGGACCACAATTCCAATTCTACTCTGACAATCACACCCTTGGGTAAAGCTACATATAAGG GCTCAATAGACCTGGCATACTGCAATCTTCTGTACAGAGAATTAAAGAAGGGTTTGGAGGGACTGGTTCTTGAGAGCAACCTTCATCTCCTGTATCTGTCAACTCCCTATGATATGACTTCTACCTGTAGCCCAGATTGGATGATATACTTGAGACAG ttCAACCAACTAAGTGCAGCAGAGCAAAAAGTAGCAGAAATTGTGGGAGTACCTGAAAGCTTTATTACAAAAAAGGCGTCTGGTCAAGCCATCAGAAAG AATGTGGACAATGCTGTGGTGAACAGGCTCTACCTGACATTTGTCCTCTATGCCCTACTGAAAGAGACCAACATATGGAGTGTTTCAGAGAAATTTAACATGTCCCGGGGATATGTGCAAAATCTCCTCAGTTCTGCAGCCTCCTTTGCATCCTGCCTTCTACATTTCTGTGAG GAATTAGAAGAATTCTGGGTTTATAAAGCCTTGCTGACCGAACTTACCAAGAAGTTAACATACTGTGTTAAGACAGAACTCATCCCTCTGATGGAGGTAGCAGGGGTCCTAGAG GCACGAGCAAAACAGCTTTACAATGCAGGTTACAAAACTTTAGCACACTTGGCTAATGCAAATCCAGAAACTCTGGTGAGGATGATTGAGCACTTATCACGACGTCAGGCCAAACAAATCATTTCATCTGCAAAG ATGCTGCTGAGTGAAAAAGCTGAGGCTTTACAGGAAGAAGTTGAAGAACTCTTAAAAGTGCCGACAGATATCCCAGGGACCCACTGA
- the ABRAXAS1 gene encoding BRCA1-A complex subunit Abraxas 1 isoform X2, whose product MTFRERVLHKNLQSHLSNQGLVFLLLTSSVMTESCSTYRLEHALHRPQEGLFQKVPLVVTNLGMAEQQGYRTVSGSCVSSGFVRAVRQHRSEFFLEDGSLQEVHKINEMYATLQEELKKICITVEVSERSVEKLLAEVSQLKEEIKRKKQRNSSGEDKKHPAEPNENVLLCQALQTFFPNSGLQTCIVSFKGQQISKNCCNIDHHINVMDKLTLMVEERDFTLAETRHLNKRKLRGTSTVSKSFKKSRSLQLHQEPLQDQEDSDQERKLTLSSTETDEDMFEKNRDANEYSHSPTF is encoded by the exons ATGACATTCCGGGAAAGAGTTCTTCATAAAAACCTGCAGTCACACCTATCAAATCAGGGGCTCGTATTCCTCCTTTTAACCTCGAGTGTGATGACAGAAAGTTGCTCTACTTACAGATTGGAACACGCCCTACATCGGCCTCAGGAAGG TCTTTTCCAGAAAGTCCCTTTGGTGGTGACCAACTTGGGCATGGCAGAACAGCAAGGTTACAGAACAGTGTCTGGCTCCTGTGTGTCCTCTGGTTTTGTGAGAGCCGTGAGACAACACAG GTCAGAATTCTTCCTTGAAGATGGGTCCCTACAAGAGGTTCATAAGATAAATGAGATGTATGCCACCTTGCAGGAGGAACTGAAG AAAATATGCATTACAGTAGAAGTCAGTGAACGATCTGTAGAGAAACTCTTAGCAGAGGTGAGCCaattgaaagaagaaataaagaggaaaaaacaacgAAATTCTTCAG gagaagacaaaaaacaCCCAGCAGAGCCAAACGAGAATGTTCTCCTTTGTCAAGCACTGCAAACATTTTTCCCCAATTCTGGACTTCAGACATGCATTGTTTCCTTCAAAGGCCAACAGATATCCAAGAACTGCTGTAACATAGACCACCATATTAATGTCATGGACAAACTGACTCTCATGGTGGAGGAAAGGGACTTCACTTTAGCTGAAACAAGGCATCTAAACAAACGTAAACTCAGGGGCACCTCAACAGTTTCAAAGTCATTCAAGAAATCCAGATCATTGCAGCTTCACCAAGAACCACTTCAAGACCAAGAGGACAGTGACCAGGAAAGGAAGCTTACACTGAGTAGCACTGAAACAGATGAGGATATGtttgaaaaaaacagagatgcCAATGAATACTCCCACTCTCCTACTTTCTGA